A window from Gossypium raimondii isolate GPD5lz chromosome 7, ASM2569854v1, whole genome shotgun sequence encodes these proteins:
- the LOC105769550 gene encoding esterase produces MDPTTTTFILLSLLLYGSTTGFSRVFSSESCPFPAIFNFGASNSDTGGFAAAFFQPKPPYGDTFFGMPSGRACDGRLIVDFTAESLDLPFLSSYLNSLATNFSHGANFATVSSTIRLPTADVIPQGQASPFYLSLQCSQFAQFKNRSQIIRRQGGIYASLMPREETFAKALYTFDIGQNDLTQSLFLNMTIVQVIAAIPDIVNHFLDNIKNLYSLGARLFWVYNTRPIGCFPQILTSFPSAKKDSVGCAKPYNRLAQRFNAELKNALARLRIEFPLATIVYVDLYSALYSLYTHPTKNGFERPLVACCGYGGKYNYGRDAACGETINVNGKNIMVGSCKDPSVRVSWDGVHFTEAANKFAFDLVSSGNFSNPPIPLKLACHHR; encoded by the exons ATGGATCCTACCACGACCACATTcattcttctttctcttcttttatatGGTTCTACTACCGGTTTCAGTCGCGTTTTCTCTTCAGAAAGTTGTCCTTTTCCggcaatttttaattttggtgcCTCTAATTCTGATACCGGTGGCTTCGCTGCCGCCTTCTTTCAACCTAAGCCACCTTATGGAGACACCTTTTTTGGAATGCCGTCCGGAAGAGCATGTGATGGACGACTCATCGTTGATTTCACTg CTGAGAGTTTGGATTTGCCATTCCTAAGCTCTTACCTGAATTCACTGGCAACTAATTTCTCACATGGCGCGAATTTCGCGACGGTGTCTTCCACCATAAGATTACCGACGGCTGATGTTATCCCCCAAGGCCAAGCTAGTCCATTCTACCTATCTTTACAATGTTCACAATTTGCTCAGTTCAAAAATAGATCCCAAATTATTAGAAGACAAG gAGGAATATATGCAAGTCTAATGCCAAGGGAGGAAACTTTTGCCAAGGCATTATACACTTTCGACATCGGCCAAAATGATCTCACGCAAAGTCTCTTCCTTAACATGACCATAGTGCAAGTTATCGCTGCCATCCCTGATATAGTCAACCACTTCTTAGACAATATCAAG AATCTATATAGTTTAGGAGCAAGGTTATTTTGGGTTTACAACACGAGGCCAATCGGTTGCTTTCCACAAATTCTAACTAGTTTTCCATCAGCTAAAAAGGACTCCGTCGGTTGTGCAAAGCCGTATAATCGATTAGCTCAACGTTTCAATGCCGAGTTGAAGAATGCATTGGCTCGACTTAGGATTGAGTTTCCTTTAGCTACAATTGTTTATGTAGACCTCTACTCTGCTCTATACTCTTTATACACTCACCCGACCAAAAATG GATTTGAACGTCCTCTTGTTGCTTGTTGTGGTTATGGAGGTAAGTACAACTATGGCAGAGATGCAGCATGTGGAGAAACAATTAATGTTAATGGAAAAAACATTATGGTGGGATCATGTAAAGACCCATCAGTTCGAGTGAGTTGGGATGGAGTTCATTTCACTGAAGCTGCAAATAAGTTTGCTTTCGATCTTGTGTCGTCTGGAAATTTCTCAAATCCACCTATTCCTTTGAAACTGGCATGCCACCATAGGTAA